A genomic region of Saprospiraceae bacterium contains the following coding sequences:
- a CDS encoding tetratricopeptide repeat protein, whose product MKLYLILISILTNVSLYSQSKGVSQLQTVNSKLPATSTYAVVIGISDYQDGGIPDLRFADKDAEAFANYLRSSAGGKLDKDHLKVLINQQATMAQFANALDWLWEICKEGDQAIIYFSGHGDVEKKSLTQPGFLLCWDAPARVYMAGGAFALPMLQEVVSTLSTQNKAMVIVITDACHSGKLAGSEIYGAQLTGQNLARQYANEIKMLSCQPNEYSIEGEQWGGGRGAFSYNLIDGLYGLADGNKDLFVSLQELSRYLEDHVTTEVAPMVQVPMIIGNRITRLSSVDTKFLENLSSGKINQTQIFSPVDSRGMEDEILADMDTTIQELYQLFKIALQDKRLLLPLNACANTYYDKLIGESKLQRLHSSMTRNFAAALQDDAQQTMNRWLSIDIHQTVQSGSKNKSENIPIKVFSDRVKSYPSCLERAAVLLGQDHYLYTTLMARKYFFEGFLLANGNRNPSKEIGEKAIEKFQQSLQWQAEHPAVFWQMSQIYGYQLLLPDSMELFAKKAMEVYPRWIVPYTTLAFNFSQKYKFFEKAKLYLDQAMNLDSSSDKVWIGLGVYHIWKKEYKKAEDAFIKSIQLDSTVSDAYNNLGLVYINMGKYDLAEKNLQKSIQLDSTNSLQYNTLGFLYNNIRRYPEAEQVLLKAIQLNSNYIEAQVNLGVTYYLSGRNQEAEKVFLEVIQLDSTSVQALGNLGNIYRKRSNYPDAEKYLRKAIQIDSNFFQASANLGLVYHKLRQWKEASPFMQKAVKALPKNELLQAVLGDVYAHLDLDIDKAQSCFEKAIELDPEYPDTYRYYANLSLRKNQTEAAWTYLEKGLEKGVGEDQFAFEDLQADPDFEVMRKDLKWKTLMQKYFPDKMK is encoded by the coding sequence ATGAAATTATACTTAATCCTCATATCAATACTAACAAACGTTAGTTTGTATTCTCAATCAAAGGGCGTATCCCAACTGCAAACTGTAAACTCAAAACTGCCGGCTACTTCCACCTACGCCGTCGTCATCGGCATTTCTGACTACCAGGACGGCGGAATTCCTGACTTGCGTTTTGCGGATAAAGACGCCGAAGCCTTTGCAAATTATCTCCGGTCAAGTGCAGGAGGCAAACTCGACAAGGACCATTTAAAAGTATTGATCAACCAGCAAGCTACCATGGCACAATTTGCAAATGCTCTGGACTGGTTGTGGGAAATCTGCAAGGAAGGTGATCAGGCCATCATTTATTTTTCGGGACACGGCGATGTCGAGAAAAAAAGTTTGACGCAACCTGGATTTCTGTTGTGTTGGGATGCACCGGCACGGGTTTATATGGCAGGAGGCGCATTTGCATTGCCGATGTTGCAGGAAGTGGTGTCTACCCTTTCCACTCAAAACAAGGCGATGGTGATTGTCATTACAGATGCTTGTCACTCCGGGAAATTGGCGGGAAGTGAAATTTATGGTGCGCAACTCACAGGCCAAAACCTCGCCAGACAATATGCCAATGAAATTAAAATGCTTTCTTGCCAACCTAATGAATATAGCATCGAAGGTGAACAATGGGGTGGCGGACGAGGTGCATTTTCGTATAATCTCATAGATGGTTTGTATGGACTTGCGGATGGAAACAAAGACCTGTTCGTAAGCCTACAGGAATTGAGTCGTTATCTTGAGGATCATGTCACGACGGAAGTGGCACCGATGGTGCAGGTACCCATGATTATTGGAAATCGGATAACCCGATTGTCCAGTGTTGATACAAAATTTCTTGAAAATTTAAGTTCAGGAAAAATAAACCAGACACAGATTTTTTCACCCGTGGATAGTCGGGGCATGGAGGATGAGATTTTGGCCGACATGGATACGACCATTCAGGAACTCTATCAACTGTTCAAAATAGCTTTACAAGACAAGCGTTTACTTTTACCTTTAAATGCATGTGCAAACACTTATTATGATAAGTTGATTGGAGAGTCTAAGCTTCAGCGGCTACACTCTTCCATGACGCGAAACTTTGCGGCTGCTTTGCAAGACGATGCCCAACAAACCATGAATCGATGGTTAAGTATCGATATTCATCAAACTGTTCAAAGTGGGTCAAAAAATAAAAGTGAAAATATCCCCATCAAAGTATTTTCAGATCGAGTTAAATCTTACCCAAGCTGCTTAGAAAGGGCTGCTGTATTATTGGGTCAAGATCATTATTTATATACTACCTTGATGGCTCGCAAATATTTTTTCGAAGGGTTTTTATTAGCGAATGGCAATCGGAATCCGAGTAAGGAAATCGGCGAAAAGGCAATTGAGAAATTTCAACAATCCCTTCAATGGCAAGCTGAACATCCAGCAGTTTTTTGGCAGATGAGTCAGATTTATGGTTATCAGCTGCTTTTACCTGATTCCATGGAACTCTTTGCAAAAAAGGCAATGGAAGTTTATCCTCGTTGGATTGTACCTTATACCACTCTTGCTTTTAATTTTTCTCAGAAATATAAGTTTTTCGAAAAAGCTAAATTGTATTTAGATCAAGCCATGAATCTAGATTCAAGCTCTGATAAGGTATGGATTGGCCTGGGGGTTTATCATATTTGGAAAAAGGAATACAAGAAAGCAGAAGATGCTTTTATTAAATCAATTCAACTTGACTCTACGGTTTCAGATGCCTACAATAATCTGGGTTTAGTTTACATTAACATGGGTAAATACGATTTAGCAGAGAAAAATTTGCAAAAATCAATTCAATTGGATTCAACCAATTCACTGCAATACAACACGCTTGGATTTCTCTACAATAACATCCGAAGGTATCCAGAGGCAGAGCAAGTATTGTTAAAAGCCATACAGTTAAATTCCAATTATATAGAAGCGCAGGTAAATTTAGGCGTTACCTATTATTTATCAGGTCGGAATCAAGAAGCTGAGAAGGTATTTCTAGAGGTCATTCAACTCGATTCGACTTCAGTTCAGGCTTTAGGCAATTTAGGCAATATTTATAGAAAGCGGAGCAACTATCCCGATGCAGAAAAATATTTGCGGAAAGCCATACAAATCGATTCAAACTTTTTTCAGGCAAGCGCAAATTTGGGACTGGTATATCATAAACTCAGACAATGGAAAGAGGCTTCTCCTTTCATGCAAAAAGCTGTAAAAGCACTGCCTAAAAACGAGTTGCTTCAAGCTGTTCTGGGTGATGTATATGCGCACCTGGACTTGGATATAGACAAGGCGCAATCCTGTTTCGAAAAAGCGATTGAACTGGATCCTGAATACCCGGATACTTATAGATACTATGCAAATTTATCGTTAAGAAAAAATCAAACGGAAGCTGCATGGACTTACCTTGAAAAAGGACTGGAAAAGGGAGTGGGCGAAGACCAGTTTGCATTTGAGGACTTACAGGCCGATCCTGACTTTGAAGTAATGCGAAAAGATCTTAAATGGAAAACCCTAATGCAAAAATATTTCCCCGACAAAATGAAATAA